A region of Leclercia adecarboxylata DNA encodes the following proteins:
- the cls gene encoding cardiolipin synthase: MTTFYTVVSWLLILGYWLLIAGVTLRILMKRRAVPSAMAWLLIIYILPLVGIIAYLSFGELHLGKRRAERARAMWPSTAKWLNDLKSCKHIFAEENSDVAASLFKLCERRQGIAGVKGNQLQLMTTSDDVMNALIRDIQLARHNIEMVFYIWQPGGMADQVAESLMAAARRGIHCRLMLDSAGSVTFFRSNWASMMRNAGVEVVEALKVNLMRVFLRRMDLRQHRKMVLIDNYIAYTGSMNMVDPRFFKQDAGVGQWVDLMARMEGPVATAMGIVYSCDWEIETGKRILPPPPDANIMPFEQASGHTIHTIASGPGFPEDLIHQALLTAAYSAREYLIMTTPYFVPSDDLLHAICTAAQRGVDVSIILPRKNDSVLVGWASRAFFSELLAAGVKIYQFEGGLLHTKSVLVDGELSLVGTVNLDMRSLWLNFEITLVIDDAGFGGDLAAVQDDYISRSRLLDARLWMKRPLWQRIAERLFYFFSPLL, encoded by the coding sequence ATGACAACCTTCTACACCGTGGTGAGTTGGCTGCTCATTCTGGGATACTGGCTGCTCATCGCGGGGGTAACATTACGCATCCTGATGAAGCGCAGAGCCGTTCCTTCTGCCATGGCATGGCTGTTGATTATCTATATCCTGCCGCTGGTCGGTATTATTGCGTATTTATCCTTTGGCGAACTTCACCTCGGCAAACGTCGGGCAGAGCGCGCACGGGCGATGTGGCCTTCGACTGCGAAGTGGCTTAACGATCTCAAATCCTGCAAACATATCTTCGCCGAAGAGAACAGTGACGTCGCCGCGTCATTATTCAAGCTCTGCGAACGCCGCCAGGGCATTGCCGGGGTGAAAGGCAATCAGCTGCAGCTGATGACCACCTCCGATGACGTCATGAACGCGCTAATCCGCGATATACAGCTGGCGCGGCATAATATTGAGATGGTGTTCTACATCTGGCAGCCCGGCGGCATGGCCGATCAGGTAGCGGAATCGCTGATGGCCGCCGCGCGTCGCGGTATCCACTGCCGCTTAATGCTCGACTCCGCCGGGAGTGTGACCTTTTTTCGCAGCAACTGGGCATCAATGATGCGCAATGCCGGTGTGGAAGTGGTCGAAGCCTTAAAGGTCAATCTGATGCGTGTGTTCCTGCGCAGGATGGATCTGCGTCAGCACCGCAAAATGGTGCTGATCGACAACTACATTGCCTATACCGGCAGCATGAATATGGTCGACCCGCGCTTCTTTAAACAGGATGCCGGCGTGGGCCAGTGGGTCGATCTGATGGCGCGCATGGAGGGCCCGGTCGCCACCGCGATGGGGATTGTCTACTCCTGCGACTGGGAAATCGAAACCGGCAAACGCATTCTGCCTCCGCCGCCGGATGCCAACATCATGCCGTTTGAGCAGGCCAGCGGACACACTATCCACACCATTGCCTCCGGCCCGGGCTTTCCGGAAGATCTGATCCACCAGGCGCTGCTGACCGCAGCCTATTCCGCCCGTGAATACCTGATCATGACCACCCCCTACTTCGTGCCGAGCGACGATCTGCTGCACGCCATCTGTACCGCCGCCCAGCGTGGGGTCGATGTGAGTATCATCCTGCCGCGCAAGAACGATTCGGTGCTGGTGGGCTGGGCCAGCCGGGCGTTCTTCAGTGAACTGCTGGCGGCCGGGGTGAAGATTTATCAGTTCGAAGGTGGGCTGCTGCACACCAAGAGCGTGCTGGTCGACGGCGAACTCAGTCTGGTAGGAACCGTGAACCTGGATATGCGCAGCCTGTGGCTCAACTTTGAGATCACCCTGGTGATCGACGATGCCGGTTTTGGCGGCGATTTGGCCGCCGTGCAGGACGACTATATCTCCCGCTCCCGCCTGTTGGATGCCCGTTTGTGGATGAAAAGACCGCTGTGGCAGCGAATTGCCGAACGACTGTTTTACTTCTTTAGTCCGTTGCTGTAA
- a CDS encoding HI1450 family dsDNA-mimic protein, with protein sequence MEMDLNNRLTEDETLEQAYDIFLELAVDNLDPADVILFNLQFEERGGAELFDPSEDWAEHVDFDLNPDFFAEVVIGLADTDGGEINDIFARVLLCREKDHKLCHILWRE encoded by the coding sequence ATGGAAATGGATCTGAACAATCGCCTGACCGAAGACGAAACGCTCGAGCAGGCCTACGATATCTTTCTTGAACTGGCCGTCGATAATCTCGATCCGGCTGACGTCATTCTCTTTAATCTGCAGTTTGAAGAGCGTGGCGGTGCCGAGCTGTTCGACCCGTCTGAAGACTGGGCTGAACATGTCGATTTCGACCTGAACCCGGATTTCTTCGCCGAGGTGGTGATTGGCCTGGCGGATACCGACGGCGGTGAAATCAACGACATCTTTGCCCGCGTCCTTCTGTGTCGCGAGAAAGACCACAAGCTGTGCCACATACTCTGGCGCGAGTAA
- the leuE gene encoding leucine efflux protein LeuE, translating into MFADLGVLNFWTYVVGAIFIVLVPGPNTLFVLKTGIGHGVKKGYLAASGVFIGDAVLMFLAWAGVAALIQTTPMLFNIVRYLGAFYLLWLGGKMLWSVIRHNQQGEAGGLEPAKTIMKRSLVLSMTNPKAILFYVSFFVQFIDVQAKHTGVAFMILAVTLEIISFVYMSFLIFSGAFVTRYLKTKKKLAKLGNGLIGLLFVGFAARLASLN; encoded by the coding sequence GTGTTTGCGGATTTGGGTGTACTGAATTTCTGGACTTATGTCGTTGGGGCTATTTTTATCGTGCTGGTGCCAGGTCCAAATACCCTGTTTGTCTTAAAGACCGGTATTGGTCACGGCGTGAAAAAGGGCTATCTGGCCGCCAGCGGCGTGTTTATCGGCGATGCGGTGCTGATGTTTCTGGCCTGGGCGGGCGTGGCTGCGCTGATCCAGACCACACCGATGCTGTTTAATATTGTTCGCTATCTTGGGGCATTCTATCTGTTATGGCTGGGCGGCAAGATGCTCTGGTCAGTGATAAGGCATAATCAGCAGGGCGAAGCGGGCGGTCTTGAACCAGCCAAAACAATAATGAAACGCTCGCTGGTGCTGAGCATGACCAACCCGAAGGCGATCCTGTTCTATGTCTCGTTCTTCGTACAGTTTATTGATGTTCAGGCGAAGCATACCGGCGTAGCCTTTATGATCCTCGCGGTCACGCTGGAAATCATCAGTTTTGTCTATATGAGCTTCCTGATCTTCTCCGGAGCCTTTGTGACGCGCTACCTGAAAACCAAAAAGAAACTGGCGAAGCTGGGAAATGGCTTGATTGGTTTACTGTTTGTTGGGTTCGCGGCGCGGCTGGCATCGCTGAACTGA
- a CDS encoding YciY family protein: MKRSRTEVGRWRMLRQTGRRKARWLEAQSRRNMRIHAIRKCSMNRHRNALLFAVQDY; the protein is encoded by the coding sequence ATGAAGCGCAGTAGAACAGAAGTAGGGCGCTGGCGCATGTTGCGACAGACAGGTCGTCGCAAAGCGCGTTGGCTGGAAGCACAATCCCGCCGTAATATGCGTATCCACGCCATCAGAAAGTGCAGTATGAACCGTCATCGCAATGCGTTGCTGTTCGCCGTTCAGGATTACTGA